In Oryzias melastigma strain HK-1 linkage group LG14, ASM292280v2, whole genome shotgun sequence, the DNA window atttgactattaaaaacacaaatgtaaacaagtgcagatttttttgtaaattaagcttttttgtgttttctcattgagcaaacaagacctctTTAAGTCATTaggaatgaaataaaaacaagaatacagtttttgtttttataattttattatttttgggacATCTATAATATACATTTATAATGTATTGGCATCTTCACCCACTTCCAGAATTCATGCAATACAACACAAAAACCCATACAATTTCTATTAGTTTTAGAGCAATAGTATTTTCAGACAGCTGTAGACTTAATTcatatcattatttattttgtcaactAGATACCTTTGTATCTTGTACCAATGCTACAAGGAATGTAAAAAACCTTTACCTAGTTTATCTTTGAGATGCACCTGAGccatatatttaaataaatgctactTTAGTAACCCTTACTTGACAACAATACAAcaacttaatttttcttttcagccagAGAACAACTATGTAGCAATAATTATATTTCCATCATAATGTTTTAACTAATCACTGATGAGAGACCGCACAGTTATACATTAAAatagaaaaggataaaaaaaagctgagagtCCCACTCCTCTTCAATTTCTTTACCGCTTGCTTTGCAGCACTGACGTCATTACATTTGAACCAATCACTGAAGGGAGGCCGCACAGCCGTATTTACACAGCACATGTATAAGAGCAGAGGTTCCGCTGTTGCCGTCATTCAGTTGTCGCAACTCTCTGATCACAATGCCTGAGCCTGCAAAGTCCGCGCCCAAGAAGGGCTCCAAGAAAGCCGTCACCAAGACGGCCGGCAAAGGAGGAAAGAAGAGGAGAAAGTCCAGGAAAGAGAGCTACGCCATCTACGTCTACAAGGTGCTGAAACAGGTCCACCCCGACACCGGCATCTCCTCCAAGGCCATGAGCATCATGAACTCGTTCGTCAACGACATCTTCGAGCGCATCGCCTCTGAAGCGTCTCGTCTGGCTCACTACAACAAGCGCTCCACCATCACCTCCAGGGAGATCCAGACCGCCGTGCGCCTTCTGCTCCCCGGGGAGCTGGCCAAGCACGCCGTGTCTGAGGGCACCAAGGCCGTCACCAAGTACACCAGCTCCAAGTAAACTTCTTACCGCGGAGAAACAAAGGCCCTTTTCAGGGCCACCCACTCCTCCATTTCCGAGCTGTGATTCCTTCTTTACTCTATGTCCTGCATGAACACAATTTGACCAAATTGTTGAGTGCAGCAGTAACTTTTTACAGTAAGTTTAACTGGATCATTTTAGCGTACTCAAAATCTGAAGTTTCTTTAAACTTCTATCCCAAAAGTTGCTCAGCATCTTGCCttctaagcattacattttcgttcaaaactttttcattttttttttaattagttacatATTGGATATTTGCCCTGAGAACACTACAGCACTCTATAGGAAAGAATAGTTGGCCTAGCAGGTTGTACTAGGCAGGAGTGTTGGTACAGCTTTGCACCCAAATTGGGGACAATCAACAATTTTTAGAgtgtatgtttgtatttttctccattagctttaatttatttttttttacaccgaATTTTTACCAAATTTGGTATAGTTTTATAGTAAAACTCACTAAGAACTATCTGGGNNNNNNNNNNNNNNNNNNNNNNNNNNNNNNNNNNNNNNNNNNNNNNNNNNNNNNNNNNNNNNNNNNNNNNNNNNNNTTAAATTATGGATCTATTCGGTccaaatcactttagaatagGTACACTCACTAAGAACTATCTGGGAAACAAAttgaaatatgaaaatgaaataaaaattattaaatttttttctctttcataacAAAGATGCCACacgtgttaaaaactcaaacaagatTATCATCAAAGGAGGACCTTAAGGTTTATGTAAATAAAGTACTTTATGGACATTTTAAACTATATTCTTTTGTACTTGTTTTTGgttgcttttttgtcttttatgacTGTTTCTAATGTTCGAAATAGTGTTCAAAATAAGcagaaactgaaaaatgtgCACATGTGCTTTACCCTTCTTGAGCTGTTTCCTCTCCCTTCAAGATATCAATTGTGTAGTGGTCcattagaaaaactttttttgacacTCAATATTTGCTTGTTGCTATGCGGAGCAGACCCTCCATAACCTgttaaatacacatttgttaGTTCAAATATGTCACAacaatttttacagaaaagtaACTATTGCTTTATAATTCATTATCTTAATTTATGATCGCAGAGAGAGCACCTCTCCAACAAACCACCGGTGTAGCCTAAGCGTCCACCCAGACTGTCAATGGATTCCAGAGACAACAATTTCtgtcacttcttttccacagcAGAGTTATCTgtaacattaagaaaaaaaaaacaaacttttttttctttttccagaggTCATGACACCGAGCTGTGGAtgtgaatgtgaatgtgtgtgtgaatggggttgtgactgtgaagcgatttgggccctcgaaggagggccCACCATTTCCTTGGTCTTGCTGGTGTTCAGGCACAGGTGGTTGGTCTCAAACCAGCTCACAAAGTCAATGATGACTGACCTTTCTCCGCATAATCCCCCTCAGACACATAGCCCACAATAGCTGAAtcatctgagtatttcttcagatGATAGCTGTTGGTGTTGTAGGTGAAAGTCGGAGGTGTAGAGTGAGAAGAACGGTGACAGTACTGTTCCCTGAGGGGATCCAGTACTGCAGACTACCACCTCAGAGACACAGTTGGGCAGATGCACATAATGTGGCCGGTTGGTCAGAAGATGCTTTTGATTTGTTGGACAAGATAGTCATCTGGAACTTGTTCTGCAAAATGTGCTCAGTGTATCTCCCCTGCGGAGAGTCATACATTTTATTGACAAACCGCTGGCTGATAGTGTCTTTAAGGATTGAGTTTTCACTATCCAGAAGTGACATTTTGTGTCACatgttttgtctcttttatgTTGTAGTATGGGCAGTGTGCTGTGTACATTCTCCCAAAAGAAGTCGCTCCACAACAGGAAGATTCCCATATAGTTCTGCATTAAAACTTCAATGATTTTTGGGCAGTAGAGGTCATTTCCTTTTCCAGTAGTACTCtcagataaaatgtaaacttgtgCTTGCTATGATAAAATGTCAACTTGTGCTTGCTATTGTTGGATACTGAACAGTCTAGAAAAGGGAGACTTTACAGTGACTGTATTGCCACGTTCCATGCTGGAGTATTCCAAACTGATTTTGCTAAAGTCGAGCTCCTGGACATTTTCTTGAGAAATGCAATGCCAGAGaaaatctttgcttttattCACAAGGTCATTCCTCTCTGGAGACATCAGGACTACACAAATGTTGTAAAACACTGCACAGGCATGAGTGATGCAGGTTGTGTTCACCAAGTGGGCAAAGTATGCGCCAAAGTGGATAATGCCTTTGTCTTTGCACCGCTTAGAAATGTGTTAAGAATGTGTGCCGAGCACAAATGGACAACAGTAAATGTTGGCctatttgagtttatttgaaGTTTTCATTTCAAACGCCCTTGTCCAATAGATTGCACCATCCTCCTTATTGAATGCCAGGAGGGCACTGTTATCAGTGCCCAACTATAATCAGTTTCTACtttagaaatcctttttttgttgcacaatgCAATTTTACGCTGAAACTGCATCAGCCAGTGGCAGATTGATGGCACACTGTGGGTGTTGCTAATGCATCCACTGACGGCCAGTGGGGGTTTGTCTCTTCCCTCCCCAGTATGAACAAGAGCATcgtaaatgacatttttatatcgtcctgtatttatttatttatttttttttatcactccTGTCGCATCAAGACAAAGAGAAATGTGTCCCTTTTTTAGGTGCTGAGGAACAATGGGGGTCCCACGTGCTGTATTTTGGTGACCCCCAATTGAAAGCTacacatttttgtaaacattcacCTTTTTTAAGGTCTTGTGTTTGGATGTCTCTTCTATTCTCTCTCCAGGTCAACTTCGGCCATTTCTCTTTCACTTGGTCTTGTTCTTCTGAATTGAGCTTCGACCACTGCTCAGCCATTGGTCGTCTTTCATCTCCAAAGCCCAGTTTAATAAATTACTTATAAGAGAACCGACCCCCTGACTCTAACCAGAggtctgctttcttttttatacaattttttaaacgaCCCATTGCGTAAATCATAGAACTTTGAAGGTACAGTCTAAGCACCATCTACACCCCCAACTAATGGCTACTGTGAACGTCTTCAAACTAAATCTGAACAGAGCCAATGAAAATGCTTCGTCTTGggtaaaattacataaataaaaattaaacaaagttaATAGGCTCTTGCAATGAGCgccaaattttaaaatgcttaCGCCCACTtctgaataattttaaaaggaatTATTTAGTCATAAGTACGCATGCCtatttaatacaaaaacaacaacaacaaaaaaacaaaaaaatgggacAGCCCGACTATCATGGAGTTTCTTTACTGGGAGCCGTGTTTTCGTTCTCTCTCAGCTCCtctctctcactcccttttttctcctcatgtggCACGCgattggtcaatatgtgtttgtgtcGTGTGTTCGTGCTGCGCAGAGGAGGGGGTTACACTCGCGGCGCACGGAAGGAAAGAGAAGAAGAGTCAGTGGACACAAGGCAAAcactttttaatctatatttttgtgttgtggtttgcagtgttttatattgttttcaagttgaatttgtttacaaagaGATGGTTAAAAATTTGATAAAACAGCTCTGTTGAGTAGTAAATAgttgctttttgtattttattataattttttatttctttttctgtttatatgagtgaaataaaatcatatttacaaaaaaaaacaagtttttttttattagtaattcattttgtgcataattttatataattgttgataataaattacttaaagctacaaaacaacctaaagagccgtttgggagcAGAAAGAGCGAGGGGGGTGTacctgcaggcccggagacCCAACAACGCTCTCAGGACCGCAGTCTCAGGACCAAGGCTTTCTGAGACAGCGCCTCTACAGGCAGGGAGGCCAattgccacttttttttaaccacatccTCAGGACCCAGGCTTTCTGAGACAGTGCCTCTACAGGTTGGAGTTTGTATTAATCATTTTATGCAGACCTTACGATGGACATCGCGCACGTGAGTAGTATGAGTATTGAAAAATGAGTGAAGTgctataaaacataaacaaccGGGTAATTTATAATATGAATCttaaaatactttgaattaGCTTGAATTAAAAGTATATTACCAATAAATGTCCggttttttgcagaaactaaAACGTTTAAAACCTAGATGTAGCTTAGCTTAGCTCTTATCCcaaattaatgttgtttgtgcaaatctaaatttatagAGGTTTATTGGATATATATCATTTACCATCTTACAGCATACATATTTGTTCCCcccattttttaagctttttgtttgTAATCATTTTCTATTGTTGTAATTTATTAAAGTTGCCTCATAACACAAATTTGATTTATAACAAAGCAGGGGGGAAGAAAATGTTTACTGAACAAacccaaaaatgtttagatagatagatagatagattacTGATTTGTAttgtaatatataaatataatttatataataacaataaactgtTATGGTTCAGAACTGAATCACTCTTCATACTGTAAGTCTACAATTGTGTATTTGTGTATCTTTTTCAAGATGGATATAACCATTCAAAAGGGGAAGTCTCTCCCAGAGATTCAACAATGTGTGGAATGCTGCAGAAATTATCACTGCCCATTCTATTCTTCTAAGTTTTTTCAtccaacaaaattaataaaGGTTCAACTTCATCTTCAAACACACTTCAACAGAGCAGTCCAGCATGAAGGTAAGAGTTGTgcatactatttttttttctataattaaaATCACTGTGCAATGTTATGCTATTGTTTTTCAGATTACACAATACACAGATGTGGCCACATCTGTAGGAGTCAGGCACATTATCATTGCCTCTACTGTAAATCAACAATTCTTAGAATAATAGACttcatcaaacatttaaagatctGCAAGCAAAAACATCAACCACCAACTGCCTCTGTGCCCGCAACATCATTGCCAAGCACCGCTCCACCTGTGACATCAGTGCCAAGTACCGCTTCACCCGTGACATCAGTGCCAAGTACCGCTCCACCTGTGACATCAGTGCCAAGTGCCGCTTCACCCGTGACATCAGTGCCAAGTACCGCTCTGCCCGTGACATCAGTGCCAAGCACTGCTTTTTCTACAATTGCAAGAAGACCAAAGCGAATGAGCAAATGTCCAGTGTGTAATTTCATATGTAatcaaaagaatttaaaaagacACATAGCGAGAAAACATACAGCCAAAACAGCAGACATTACGTCCTCATCACATTTAGCAAGTGAATGTGTTGATGCCCAGAATGGAATTTACATGGTCCACAAAAGCATGCAAGGAGCTTCAACTCCACTCcatgttcaaattaaaatatggGGAGAACCTCATCGTGTTGCTTGCGAGTTGAGTGAGTGCCAGGTTAATATGGAGTTGGCTTGGAGAAGTGGACTACAATCATATCAGTGTGTTCACCTCCGGTCAATTTCATATTGCAAAACATATTTAGTCCCACCCTCTCTGACTGAAGAAAGTCTATAAGAAATGGTTAAAAGAAAATGGTTTGGGAGAgacaaaattaaactttgtgTTGACCATCAAACcctagcaaaaaaagaaaatgtaccaCTTTCAGTTCAGTCAACAATTGGAATACCAGCATCCAAAGGGTTTATATCTGTTCACGAGCCAAGCATTTGCTATTACAGTAGACTGAGCAGAGTAATGGTGTCCTACAATACCAAAAAAGAATTCCTGGCACTGTCCATGTGCAAAACCTCAGAGATCATGCATACATAAATACATAGCAAAATGGCATCTCTTCCATACAAGTCCTGAACTCTTTCGTAAGGTCCGGAACACTGAAGCAAGCACTGAGCAGTTCCAAGTGAACGCATTGGAGGAAAGTGAAAGAAACCAAGAAGGAAAAAACACTTACCCCCCAAAAGATGCTGCAGTCATAAAGGGCATGGTAAGatacattttaaccaaaaataaaaaaaataccatctACAATTCCAAACCATCTGAGACTTCCATCAATGGAGAAGGAATTTCCAACACATCTTGTTCCTGAGGAGACTATATGCTGCCACTGCCCGAATCGCAGCGGCTTGAGTGAGCCGATCTGCATCACACGAAAAGCTAAAATCCTCACAGCCTCTGGAATTATCCAAGGTGAAAATTTTACCTTTCCACTGGTGACAGCTTTGTATTTCAATTTTaatgctaaacatttttttaatctgcagacATCTGTACCTACTACAAAACGTGTCCTCAGTGTGGAGCAAACTATCGCTACCAGGAGTGGAGAGATGGGTTACACAACTTTAATGATCATGTTCTGCTGGAAATCTCTCTTTGCCTCAGCATAAGGGCAATGTTACAGGTAATTTTTATAtcttttgaaaaagtaaatgatTAATAGAGGTTAATTACAATTTCTCTTTTATAGGTGCataccagaggtgggaccaagtcattgttttgcaagtccgagtcaagtcccaagtctttctcctcaagtccgagtcaagtcccaagtcaaaagcactcaagtcccaagtcgagtcacaagtcaagaccaacaagtctcaagtcgagtcacaagtcctactaataatgtttcaagtcatttcaaaaacaatgtaatattcattacacagatcatgtgtgcttttatgaactgtattttacaagcattttagcTTAATTCCCatttccaaaatccaaaataatttctctaaaacaaaaacgcagtttaccacatttgaaatgtggtaagatggagacagcagggaaccagggtagtctggatatttaaggggtcataccatgattttcttaagcctttcagagtgaactatatccatatatatgatcatagatcacatttggaacactgaaaaacacatttatgaaatactaccagttgttttctttagtttctgtcctatccggaagtaaaacaactcgattcctgaggctctgcctgctgctgctgcccatttgatttcattctagagccagcagtgtgtatttgatttttctctcaaaaataaatatccatTTTTTACAaggatggatgcacataccatatatctgcccttagtaggcccggccatcgctacactgcttcacaacaaaaatacactcaattatatgcacgcaaaaaccggttttggcgtatattatacacggtatttcccaaatcgtggcatttGTActcattttactgagactgggctgattgtacaagtcattgttcaagcctttgagggagaaccatcccaacatttgattctgtcagcggccctttgggatttacttacatttattcctttttgtcgagataaaaggagcatttgggtgacgctgctgaCCTCCTCGCGCTGTCTCTTCATATGCTCTGCCACATTACAGtttgatcagatgcacgtgagaagcgcgttcagcgatatttaaaataaataaccatcctaacaagtgaacagctggatcttttttctgtttaaaaatacgaccaggtccaagtttgtctcgcgctcctcagatggctgcatctaattcaggctgaagctggaaaagtgcggcgaagattaaactttggttggtgattttatgcgcatatatgcaacttataatttaaaagctacaatcaaaacagtgaaataaagaaaaacgaacgttaaacaaacaaaaaagtcctaagcacat includes these proteins:
- the LOC112138059 gene encoding histone H2B, with protein sequence MPEPAKSAPKKGSKKAVTKTAGKGGKKRRKSRKESYAIYVYKVLKQVHPDTGISSKAMSIMNSFVNDIFERIASEASRLAHYNKRSTITSREIQTAVRLLLPGELAKHAVSEGTKAVTKYTSSK